One window from the genome of Sandaracinaceae bacterium encodes:
- a CDS encoding XRE family transcriptional regulator, with amino-acid sequence MSGALGDRLADNVRQLRAARGKTQLQMAKLAELPRATWANLESGGANPTLSVLHAAASALGVSLEELLAPPRATGRHYPKAELEVRERGNVRVRKLLPDPVPGMEIDRLELPPDARMTGVPHTPGTREYLACEKGQITLVASGERFDLKPGDVVAFRGDQRHSYANLGRTRAIGYSVVMLVSPLSVR; translated from the coding sequence ATGAGTGGGGCGCTGGGGGATCGGCTCGCGGACAACGTCCGGCAGCTGAGAGCCGCTCGCGGCAAGACGCAGCTGCAGATGGCGAAGCTCGCCGAGTTGCCGCGCGCGACCTGGGCGAACCTCGAGTCCGGAGGCGCGAACCCGACGCTCTCGGTCCTGCACGCGGCGGCGTCCGCGCTGGGCGTCTCGCTCGAGGAGCTCCTCGCGCCGCCGCGCGCCACGGGGCGCCATTATCCGAAGGCGGAGCTCGAGGTGAGGGAGCGGGGCAACGTCCGGGTGCGCAAGCTGCTGCCCGATCCCGTGCCGGGCATGGAGATCGATCGGCTCGAGCTGCCCCCCGACGCGCGCATGACCGGCGTCCCCCACACCCCGGGCACGCGCGAGTATCTCGCCTGCGAGAAGGGGCAGATCACCCTGGTGGCGAGCGGTGAGCGCTTCGATCTGAAGCCAGGCGACGTCGTCGCCTTCCGGGGCGACCAGCGGCACAGCTACGCCAACCTCGGGCGCACCCGGGCCATCGGCTACTCGGTCGTGATGCTGGTCTCCCCCCTCTCCGTGCGCTGA
- the dapF gene encoding diaminopimelate epimerase, with amino-acid sequence MEVVFRKYQGLGNDFLVVDDPALIAALGPAEARALCDRHLGVGGDGVLLTGVREGRPFMRVINADGTTPQMCGNGVRCVALHLFEGGHVTDAPFDLDTDAGPHRVQVHAPGPVGDVGVWMRSPSLAPRDLPLTAEAPWRDEPIEVAGERLRVTAVSMGNPHAVTFDPVPRERVGPALEIDARFPERVNVGFASNIRPGGFDLAVWERGVGFTQACGTGACAAAVAAVETGRAPRGEALRVVLPGGPLLITVGEPDAPVRMRGPAARVFDGVARV; translated from the coding sequence ATGGAGGTGGTCTTCCGCAAGTACCAGGGGCTCGGGAACGACTTCCTGGTGGTCGACGATCCGGCGCTGATCGCGGCCCTGGGGCCCGCGGAGGCGCGGGCGCTCTGCGACCGCCACCTCGGGGTGGGCGGGGACGGAGTGCTGCTCACCGGCGTGCGAGAGGGGCGACCCTTCATGCGCGTCATCAACGCCGACGGCACCACCCCGCAGATGTGCGGAAACGGCGTCCGCTGCGTCGCGCTGCACCTGTTCGAGGGTGGGCACGTCACCGACGCGCCGTTCGACCTCGACACCGACGCGGGCCCTCACCGGGTGCAGGTCCACGCGCCCGGTCCGGTCGGCGACGTGGGGGTCTGGATGCGGTCTCCCTCGCTCGCGCCGCGCGACCTGCCGCTCACCGCGGAGGCGCCGTGGAGGGACGAGCCGATCGAGGTCGCCGGCGAGCGCCTCCGCGTGACGGCCGTCTCGATGGGCAACCCGCACGCGGTCACCTTCGACCCGGTGCCGCGCGAGCGCGTCGGCCCCGCGCTGGAGATCGACGCGCGCTTCCCCGAGCGCGTCAACGTGGGCTTCGCGAGCAACATCCGCCCGGGCGGCTTCGACCTCGCGGTCTGGGAGCGCGGCGTGGGCTTCACGCAGGCCTGCGGGACCGGAGCGTGCGCGGCGGCGGTCGCGGCGGTGGAGACCGGGCGCGCGCCGCGGGGCGAGGCGCTGCGCGTCGTCCTGCCCGGCGGCCCGCTCCTCATCACGGTCGGCGAGCCGGACGCGCCGGTGCGCATGCGCGGCCCCGCCGCGCGTGTGTTCGACGGCGTCGCGCGGGTCTGA
- a CDS encoding LamG domain-containing protein: protein MSLLGGGRRRRSGGRPYASAVLFLGVVSGALGCAVPGDLLQDRACPCLAGYRCVVEENRCVPGDALDAGSRDAGPRDAGSMDATLDAAPDASVHDAGPAGPVASFPCEALDGAFLRDRSGHGRDARCDGAGCPDIVPGRVGNACDFTAESRRLRVSYDPVFMPGARSGAPETLTVAFWVYFHDPAPEAFASSSAIGLPAGSGSANVWQSYFSTASDPALAGFISADDAEIRSLYATEPILVERWIHLALVYDGGTKLLYFDGVEAARAEGETLRVSNQDVLIGADENDGSVLVFPLRGMLDEILLYDRALSPDEIRALASAG, encoded by the coding sequence GTGAGCCTTCTCGGAGGTGGCCGTCGACGTCGGTCGGGCGGCCGCCCGTACGCCAGCGCGGTGCTCTTCCTCGGAGTCGTCTCGGGCGCGCTCGGGTGCGCCGTGCCTGGAGACCTGCTCCAGGACCGGGCCTGTCCCTGCCTCGCGGGGTACCGATGCGTCGTGGAGGAGAACCGCTGCGTGCCCGGCGACGCGCTGGACGCTGGCTCACGCGATGCGGGTCCGCGCGACGCCGGCTCCATGGACGCGACGCTCGACGCCGCGCCGGACGCCAGCGTGCACGACGCCGGGCCTGCGGGCCCCGTGGCCAGCTTTCCCTGCGAAGCCCTCGACGGCGCCTTCCTGCGCGACCGCTCCGGTCACGGACGGGACGCGCGCTGCGACGGCGCCGGCTGCCCCGACATCGTCCCCGGCCGGGTCGGCAACGCGTGCGACTTCACCGCCGAGTCGCGCCGGCTGCGGGTGTCGTACGATCCCGTGTTCATGCCCGGCGCCCGGAGCGGCGCGCCCGAGACCCTGACGGTCGCGTTCTGGGTGTACTTCCACGACCCGGCGCCGGAGGCGTTCGCCTCTTCCTCGGCCATCGGGCTCCCCGCCGGGTCGGGCTCCGCCAACGTGTGGCAGTCGTACTTCTCGACCGCCAGCGATCCGGCGCTGGCGGGCTTCATCTCCGCCGACGACGCCGAGATCCGGAGCCTCTACGCCACCGAGCCCATCCTCGTGGAGCGCTGGATCCACCTCGCGTTGGTCTACGATGGCGGGACGAAGTTGCTCTACTTCGACGGCGTCGAGGCGGCGCGCGCGGAGGGAGAGACCTTGCGGGTCAGCAACCAGGACGTGTTGATCGGCGCCGACGAGAACGACGGCTCGGTGCTCGTCTTCCCGCTCCGCGGGATGCTGGACGAGATCCTCCTCTACGACCGCGCGCTGTCGCCCGACGAGATCCGGGCGCTGGCCAGCGCGGGCTGA
- a CDS encoding tetratricopeptide repeat protein, translating to MEEAQRVFQDAADRFGEENYALAMQGFQRSYDLLEGFERQHLVLFNIARCHEELGQLRQAIDTFRRYLDAGGSSGENADETRRRIHELEERLRMSQAREPSGPDSTWLAVAISLEIVGGLAGIASLATGLVAHDLYTGLDARCQPGCPPGSESDISTGESLAWASTILLPVSILSIGAGTLMLFLQPDQDAGESASVRIVPTLGGLQLSGRF from the coding sequence ATGGAGGAGGCCCAACGCGTCTTCCAGGACGCGGCCGACCGCTTCGGAGAAGAGAACTACGCGCTGGCCATGCAGGGCTTCCAGCGCTCCTACGACCTGCTCGAGGGCTTCGAACGCCAGCACTTGGTCCTCTTCAACATCGCCCGCTGCCACGAGGAGCTCGGACAGCTGCGGCAGGCGATCGACACATTTCGTCGATACCTGGACGCGGGGGGCAGCTCTGGCGAGAACGCCGACGAGACTCGCCGTCGGATTCACGAGCTCGAGGAGCGGCTTCGCATGTCGCAGGCCAGAGAGCCCTCCGGTCCGGACTCGACGTGGCTCGCGGTCGCCATCTCGCTCGAGATCGTGGGCGGCCTGGCGGGGATCGCGAGCTTGGCCACCGGGCTCGTCGCGCATGATCTCTACACGGGGCTGGATGCGCGCTGCCAGCCCGGCTGCCCGCCGGGGAGCGAGAGCGACATCTCGACCGGCGAGAGCCTCGCGTGGGCCTCGACCATCCTGCTGCCGGTCTCGATCCTCTCGATCGGCGCCGGCACGCTGATGCTCTTCCTTCAACCGGACCAGGACGCAGGTGAGAGCGCGAGCGTCCGAATTGTACCCACCCTCGGTGGGCTCCAGCTCTCGGGGAGGTTCTGA
- a CDS encoding S-adenosylmethionine:tRNA ribosyltransferase-isomerase translates to MIAAAEPRADLRAQRLMHLDVSRGALTDGRIANLPELVREGDVWVLNDAATLPASLAGRAAGRDVELRLLGERLDGAWRAVLFGEGSWRDDTDGRPAPPRLSVGDRIVLGGSLGASITEVDASAPRLISVRFEPGGDAFWRALYTLGRPVQYSYLARELSLSEVQTAYAGRPWAVELPSAGRPLAPSSLLALRRRGAEVVTLTHAAGLSATGDAALDARLPLPERYDIPAQTAEAVSRARRDGRRVVAVGTSVTRALEGAFLSHGRVPAGPGETGLVLGPHTPLNVVDALLTGAHDPQSSHYQLLRAFAPDALLERAVRRSRELGYLGHELGDSWLIA, encoded by the coding sequence GTGATCGCCGCGGCCGAGCCTCGCGCCGATCTCCGGGCCCAGCGCCTGATGCACCTCGACGTCTCGCGGGGCGCGCTCACCGACGGCCGCATCGCCAACTTGCCCGAGCTCGTTCGGGAAGGAGACGTGTGGGTGTTGAACGACGCGGCCACCCTGCCGGCGTCGCTCGCTGGGCGCGCGGCGGGGCGGGACGTGGAGCTGCGCCTCCTCGGGGAGCGGCTCGACGGCGCCTGGCGCGCCGTGCTCTTCGGGGAGGGCTCCTGGCGAGACGACACGGATGGCCGGCCAGCTCCGCCGCGCCTGTCGGTGGGTGACCGGATCGTGCTCGGCGGCTCACTCGGCGCGTCGATCACCGAGGTCGACGCGTCGGCGCCGCGCCTGATCAGCGTGCGATTCGAGCCCGGCGGTGACGCGTTCTGGCGCGCGCTCTACACGCTGGGGCGGCCCGTTCAGTACAGCTATCTGGCGCGTGAGCTCTCGCTCTCGGAGGTGCAGACCGCCTACGCGGGTCGACCGTGGGCGGTGGAGCTCCCCTCGGCCGGGCGGCCGCTCGCGCCGAGCTCGCTCCTCGCGCTCCGACGACGCGGCGCCGAGGTGGTCACGCTCACCCACGCGGCGGGCCTGAGCGCGACGGGTGACGCCGCCCTCGACGCGCGGCTCCCGCTGCCGGAGCGCTACGACATCCCCGCGCAGACCGCGGAGGCCGTGTCGAGGGCGAGGAGGGACGGTCGGCGCGTGGTCGCGGTCGGCACGTCCGTGACCCGCGCGCTCGAGGGCGCCTTCCTCTCGCATGGGCGGGTGCCCGCCGGCCCCGGTGAGACGGGCCTGGTGCTCGGCCCACACACCCCGCTGAACGTGGTCGATGCCTTGCTGACCGGAGCGCACGATCCGCAGAGCTCGCACTATCAGCTGCTGCGCGCCTTCGCCCCGGACGCGCTGCTCGAGCGCGCGGTGCGGCGATCGCGCGAGCTGGGCTATCTGGGTCACGAGCTCGGAGACAGCTGGCTGATCGCCTGA
- a CDS encoding NUDIX hydrolase, with amino-acid sequence MLRSYWFVRRPHTSGALVALWHDGKVLLVKSSYRRQYTLPGGYVRPGEAPRDAAARELREEVGLDVASEALELGYHGTKTFEHRQDTLDIYELEVDAPPEHQVDRREVIWAGFVTPEQARGMDIVPHLAEYLEDR; translated from the coding sequence ATGTTGCGCTCTTACTGGTTCGTCCGACGCCCGCACACTTCGGGCGCGCTCGTCGCGCTGTGGCACGACGGCAAGGTCTTGCTCGTGAAGAGCTCCTATCGGCGCCAGTACACGCTGCCCGGGGGGTACGTGCGGCCTGGCGAGGCGCCTCGGGACGCGGCGGCGCGGGAGCTCCGGGAGGAGGTCGGGCTCGACGTGGCGAGCGAGGCGCTGGAGCTCGGCTACCACGGGACGAAGACCTTCGAGCATCGCCAGGACACGCTCGACATCTACGAGCTCGAGGTCGACGCGCCGCCCGAGCACCAGGTCGACCGACGTGAGGTGATCTGGGCCGGGTTCGTGACCCCCGAGCAGGCGCGCGGCATGGACATCGTCCCGCACCTCGCCGAGTACCTCGAAGATCGCTGA
- a CDS encoding glycosyltransferase family 4 protein: MTRPVLSLRLDDADLRVERDSVRRVNTQIRRALEARFDLAPEPDLVVAGALQVPEPDAPPHLFVPHGAVADPGHWLRHFSRLRSCDAVIATSDSCVAIHHALTEDGRYGVIRIPLGVDVERFRPDEAARARTRTALGVGDAPLLLWTAGCAPEKNLANALQLLEGIARALPGVRMAILADDDTRRPPMLDVARASGVAERLIWHSPVDPEALNDLYAAADALVHLTLMWKENFGLTLAEAQAAGLPVFASAWGGLPSTVCAPKRVVLADTWVVRGGRRVQWQALVPPCVARLSQPHTPRIVPEEIRARLGLGRFAHDLERAVEAALARSKTASREPITLSEAGRETVLRFASEAARHPGRDTAELCRGANARTLEHPQALIHAHMASRAEPPTGSHASLQEPLDFEGEAIRGLNPAWTPDLDALSEPSRRALRWLREPRARDEVEAQLSRETRSALRDAGLMGWGPAPFTSNQNV, encoded by the coding sequence ATGACGCGCCCCGTCCTCTCTCTGCGGCTCGACGACGCCGATCTGAGGGTCGAGCGAGACTCCGTTCGGCGCGTCAACACGCAGATCCGACGCGCGCTCGAGGCGCGCTTCGATCTGGCTCCCGAGCCAGACCTCGTGGTGGCAGGCGCGCTCCAGGTGCCGGAGCCCGACGCTCCGCCTCACCTGTTCGTCCCGCACGGGGCCGTCGCGGACCCCGGACACTGGCTGCGGCACTTCTCGCGCTTGCGCTCCTGCGATGCGGTGATCGCGACGTCCGACTCGTGCGTGGCCATCCATCACGCCCTCACCGAGGACGGTCGCTACGGAGTGATCCGGATCCCGCTGGGCGTCGACGTGGAGCGCTTCCGTCCCGACGAGGCCGCGCGTGCGCGCACGCGGACCGCGCTCGGGGTGGGCGACGCGCCCCTGCTCCTGTGGACCGCGGGCTGCGCGCCGGAGAAGAACCTCGCCAACGCGCTCCAGCTCCTCGAGGGGATCGCGCGAGCGCTACCAGGCGTGCGCATGGCCATCCTCGCGGACGACGACACGCGGCGGCCACCCATGCTCGACGTCGCGCGCGCCTCGGGCGTCGCGGAGAGGCTGATCTGGCACTCCCCGGTCGACCCCGAGGCGCTCAACGACCTCTACGCGGCCGCGGACGCGCTCGTCCACCTGACCCTGATGTGGAAAGAGAACTTCGGCCTCACGCTCGCCGAAGCGCAGGCGGCCGGTCTCCCCGTGTTCGCGTCGGCGTGGGGCGGATTGCCCAGCACGGTCTGCGCCCCGAAGCGCGTCGTGCTCGCGGACACGTGGGTCGTGCGCGGGGGCCGCAGAGTCCAGTGGCAGGCGCTCGTCCCGCCGTGCGTGGCGCGGCTCAGCCAGCCGCACACACCGCGGATCGTCCCCGAGGAGATCCGGGCGCGTCTGGGGCTCGGGCGCTTCGCGCACGATCTGGAGCGCGCGGTAGAGGCCGCGCTCGCGCGCTCGAAGACCGCGTCGCGCGAGCCCATCACGCTCTCGGAGGCGGGCCGGGAGACGGTGCTCCGGTTCGCCAGCGAGGCCGCACGTCACCCCGGGCGGGACACGGCGGAGCTCTGCCGCGGCGCCAACGCGCGCACGCTCGAGCATCCACAGGCGCTGATCCACGCGCACATGGCGTCGCGCGCGGAGCCTCCCACCGGAAGCCACGCCTCGTTGCAGGAGCCGCTCGACTTCGAGGGCGAGGCGATCCGCGGGCTCAACCCCGCGTGGACCCCGGACCTGGACGCGCTCTCCGAGCCCAGCCGACGCGCGTTGCGCTGGCTGCGCGAGCCACGGGCGCGGGACGAGGTCGAAGCGCAGCTCTCTCGAGAGACGCGCTCCGCGCTGCGCGATGCTGGGCTCATGGGATGGGGGCCAGCCCCATTCACATCAAATCAAAACGTATAG
- a CDS encoding NAD(P)-dependent oxidoreductase, translated as MRVLLADKLAPMVAGRLQDLGADVHVRADLSGEALTAALKELDPSVLVVRSTKVTAADIAAARALSLIIRAGAGVNTIDLEAASNRGVYVANCPGKNACAVAELTIGHLVNLDRRIADNVAELRQGRWNKKGFGGARGLRGRTLAVLGCGTIGREVIHRAQALGMKVRAWSRSLTDERCEALDVERAATPEEAVEGADAVTVHLALTPETRGRIGESIFGRMKPGAYFINTSRGEVVDQDALLRALDAKDLRAGLDVFATEPSSGEAAFDDPIAKHRNVYGTHHIGASTVEAAEAVGEEVVSIVDAYAHGRLIPNCVNLASESEATHQLVVRHQDRVGVLAGVLDVLREAGINVQEMQNIVFSGGEAACARIEIVGEPDAATMQKVNAHEAVYDASVTPKDA; from the coding sequence ATGCGCGTACTCCTCGCCGACAAGCTCGCCCCGATGGTCGCCGGTCGCCTCCAGGACCTGGGCGCCGACGTACACGTTCGCGCCGATCTCTCGGGCGAGGCGCTGACAGCCGCGCTGAAGGAGCTCGACCCGTCCGTGCTCGTCGTGCGCAGCACCAAGGTGACCGCGGCCGACATCGCGGCGGCGCGCGCCCTCTCGCTCATCATCCGGGCGGGCGCGGGGGTGAACACGATCGACCTCGAGGCGGCCTCGAACCGCGGCGTCTACGTCGCGAACTGCCCGGGCAAGAACGCCTGCGCCGTGGCGGAGCTGACCATCGGGCACCTCGTCAACCTCGACCGGCGCATCGCCGACAACGTCGCGGAGCTGCGGCAGGGGCGCTGGAACAAGAAGGGCTTCGGCGGCGCGCGCGGCCTGCGCGGGCGGACCCTCGCGGTGCTCGGCTGCGGCACCATCGGCCGGGAGGTGATCCATCGCGCGCAGGCGCTCGGCATGAAGGTGCGCGCCTGGTCGCGGAGCCTGACCGACGAGCGCTGCGAGGCGCTCGACGTCGAGCGCGCGGCCACCCCGGAGGAGGCGGTCGAGGGCGCCGACGCCGTCACCGTGCACCTGGCGCTCACGCCCGAGACGCGCGGGCGGATCGGTGAGAGCATCTTCGGGCGCATGAAGCCCGGCGCCTACTTCATCAACACGTCGCGCGGGGAGGTCGTCGACCAGGACGCGCTCCTCCGCGCCCTCGACGCCAAGGATCTCCGAGCCGGCCTCGACGTCTTCGCCACCGAGCCCTCGAGCGGAGAGGCTGCGTTCGACGATCCCATCGCCAAGCACCGCAACGTCTATGGCACGCACCACATCGGGGCGAGCACGGTCGAGGCGGCGGAGGCGGTCGGCGAGGAGGTGGTCAGCATCGTCGACGCCTACGCGCACGGCCGCCTGATCCCCAACTGCGTGAACCTCGCGAGCGAGTCCGAGGCCACCCACCAGCTGGTCGTGCGCCATCAGGACCGCGTCGGTGTGCTCGCGGGCGTGCTGGACGTGCTGCGCGAGGCGGGCATCAACGTGCAGGAGATGCAGAACATCGTCTTCTCGGGCGGCGAGGCGGCCTGCGCCCGCATCGAGATCGTGGGCGAGCCCGACGCCGCGACCATGCAGAAGGTCAACGCGCACGAGGCGGTGTACGACGCCTCCGTGACCCCCAAGGACGCCTGA
- a CDS encoding SDR family oxidoreductase, translating to MNLRELNVVVTGASRGLGLALSRRLAAAGAVVVMVARGVVDLEEAVAGVREVGEAHALPADVGAPDAAAQIAGAAAAMVGPIDVLVHNASTLGPVPLRPLAETSDADFDAAFAVNMAGPFRLTRAIVGSMVARERGVVVHVSSDAAVEAYPTWGAYGASKAAADHLSRVWAAELEGTGVRVLSVDPGEMNTKMHADAIPEADPASLRDPNDVAAGIVALIAEGAESGVRVQVAS from the coding sequence ATGAATCTTCGTGAGCTGAATGTGGTGGTCACCGGAGCGAGCCGGGGGCTGGGGCTCGCGCTGAGCCGTCGCTTGGCCGCCGCGGGGGCCGTGGTGGTGATGGTAGCGCGGGGTGTGGTCGATCTGGAGGAGGCCGTGGCGGGTGTCCGCGAGGTGGGCGAAGCGCACGCGCTCCCGGCCGACGTGGGGGCTCCCGACGCGGCGGCGCAGATCGCGGGCGCGGCGGCGGCGATGGTCGGACCCATCGACGTGCTCGTGCACAACGCCAGCACGCTGGGCCCCGTGCCCTTGAGGCCGCTCGCCGAGACGTCGGACGCCGACTTCGACGCGGCGTTCGCCGTGAACATGGCGGGCCCCTTCAGGCTCACGCGCGCCATCGTCGGCTCGATGGTGGCCCGAGAGCGCGGCGTGGTGGTTCACGTCAGCAGCGACGCGGCCGTCGAGGCCTACCCCACCTGGGGCGCGTACGGCGCCTCGAAGGCGGCCGCCGATCACCTCTCGCGGGTGTGGGCGGCGGAGCTCGAAGGGACGGGCGTGCGGGTCCTGTCGGTCGACCCGGGCGAGATGAACACGAAGATGCACGCCGACGCGATCCCGGAGGCGGACCCGGCCTCGCTGCGCGATCCGAACGATGTCGCGGCCGGGATCGTGGCGTTGATCGCGGAGGGCGCCGAGAGCGGCGTGCGTGTGCAGGTGGCGTCGTGA
- a CDS encoding L,D-transpeptidase encodes MLLRLATLLVLLIAAPASAQRLPAPDWVRSVRITRPGTTVRSGPSTGASRRGTVQVGTRAPFLGRVMGQGCPGGEWIQIGPRAFVCETLVQFSPAPPQGDELPRVEDGSLTPRAHAFVSTDGTWAYARPEDYFRDRWVESLGRGFGLAIVERRNVDGVEMARTITNLWVPVAELRFARPSDFEGLSLDGQSLGSVAWIVRERAPLRSSPGGRVVERGSRLVRVTVEEERGEYLRTADGHWVHRRDVARARPTERPDEAGEGERWIDVDTRAQVVTAYVGDRPVWVTAVSTGRGATATPTGSYRIWVKLAEDDMDDLEREDVSENYAIQAVPWVQYFHGSIGFHAAFWHDRFGRPRSHGCVNLSPRDARWLFSFTQPNLPPGWDAIIPGSEGRGTLVRVR; translated from the coding sequence GTGCTCCTCCGGCTCGCCACTCTGCTCGTGTTGCTGATCGCGGCGCCCGCCTCCGCGCAGCGGCTGCCGGCGCCGGACTGGGTGCGCTCGGTGCGCATCACGCGGCCGGGGACGACGGTGCGGTCGGGGCCGAGCACGGGCGCCTCGCGCCGCGGCACGGTGCAGGTGGGGACGCGCGCGCCCTTCCTCGGGCGGGTGATGGGGCAGGGCTGCCCGGGCGGGGAGTGGATCCAGATCGGCCCCCGCGCCTTCGTCTGCGAGACGCTCGTCCAGTTCTCGCCCGCGCCTCCTCAGGGGGATGAGCTGCCCCGCGTCGAGGATGGTTCGTTGACACCGCGAGCGCACGCGTTCGTGAGCACGGACGGGACGTGGGCCTACGCGCGCCCCGAGGACTACTTCCGCGACCGCTGGGTGGAGTCGCTCGGGCGCGGCTTCGGGCTGGCGATCGTCGAGCGTCGAAACGTCGACGGGGTCGAGATGGCCCGCACCATCACCAACCTCTGGGTCCCGGTGGCGGAGCTCCGCTTCGCGCGGCCGAGTGACTTCGAGGGGCTCAGCCTGGACGGTCAGTCGCTCGGCTCGGTCGCGTGGATCGTGCGCGAGCGCGCGCCGCTGCGGTCCAGCCCCGGAGGCCGCGTCGTCGAGCGGGGGAGCCGGCTCGTGCGGGTCACCGTCGAGGAGGAGCGCGGCGAATACCTCCGCACCGCGGACGGGCACTGGGTGCATCGCCGCGACGTCGCCCGCGCGCGCCCGACCGAGCGACCGGACGAGGCGGGGGAGGGCGAGCGCTGGATCGACGTCGACACCCGCGCTCAGGTGGTCACCGCCTACGTCGGCGATCGTCCGGTCTGGGTGACCGCGGTCAGCACGGGGCGAGGCGCCACCGCGACGCCCACGGGCAGCTACCGCATCTGGGTGAAGCTCGCCGAGGACGACATGGACGACCTCGAGCGCGAGGACGTGTCCGAGAACTACGCCATCCAGGCCGTGCCGTGGGTGCAGTACTTCCACGGCTCGATCGGTTTCCACGCGGCCTTCTGGCACGACCGCTTCGGCCGACCGAGGAGCCACGGCTGCGTGAACCTGTCTCCGCGCGACGCGCGCTGGCTCTTCTCGTTCACGCAACCCAACTTGCCGCCTGGGTGGGACGCCATCATCCCGGGGAGCGAGGGTCGCGGGACGCTGGTGCGGGTCCGCTGA
- a CDS encoding MFS transporter, whose protein sequence is MRRRPLAARVAMLGALYLAQGLPFGFQATALPVMLRRQGVGLEEVGFAGALALPWMIKLVWGPAVDALYVAAIGRRRSWILPLQAGLALSCGAAAFVDPETQLPALLALVFAMNLCAATLDVAVDGLAIDLLAPDELGPGNIAQVVGFKLGMLTTGGLLLASLSAVGWHGFFAIMAGLVALVLMITIVWREPETGGAERAEGLGEVWRAMKRAVSQPGAAWVLGFIATYKLGEAAADAMFKPFLVDAGFEDFEIGMWVGTWGTVASLTGSIAGGLLARRVPLLRAVAITALLRAGPVAGQWALAWFGPSAAGVIAVTTSEHFFGGALTTAMFAFMMSRVDRTIGATHYTALATIEVLGKAPAGLLSGVLARALGYAGVFGVATVLSVAFLGLLWPVRRAVSGPAPASRDPRSPG, encoded by the coding sequence ATGAGGCGGAGGCCGCTCGCCGCGCGCGTGGCCATGCTCGGCGCGCTCTATCTGGCGCAAGGGCTCCCGTTCGGCTTCCAGGCGACGGCCCTCCCCGTGATGCTCCGGCGACAGGGCGTCGGGCTCGAGGAGGTCGGCTTCGCGGGTGCGCTCGCGCTGCCCTGGATGATCAAGCTCGTCTGGGGCCCCGCGGTCGACGCGTTATATGTCGCCGCGATCGGCCGACGGCGCTCCTGGATCCTGCCGCTGCAGGCCGGCCTCGCTCTGAGCTGCGGCGCGGCCGCCTTCGTCGACCCCGAGACCCAGCTCCCGGCGCTGCTCGCGCTCGTCTTCGCGATGAACCTCTGCGCGGCGACCCTCGACGTCGCGGTCGACGGCCTGGCCATCGACCTGCTCGCCCCCGACGAGCTCGGCCCGGGCAACATCGCCCAGGTGGTCGGCTTCAAGCTGGGCATGCTGACCACGGGCGGGCTGCTGCTCGCGTCACTGAGCGCCGTCGGCTGGCACGGCTTCTTCGCGATCATGGCCGGGCTGGTCGCGCTCGTGCTCATGATCACGATCGTCTGGCGCGAGCCGGAGACCGGCGGAGCCGAGCGCGCGGAGGGGCTGGGCGAGGTGTGGCGCGCCATGAAGCGCGCGGTGAGCCAGCCCGGCGCCGCGTGGGTGCTGGGCTTCATCGCCACCTACAAGCTCGGCGAGGCCGCGGCCGACGCGATGTTCAAGCCCTTCCTCGTCGACGCGGGCTTCGAGGACTTCGAGATCGGCATGTGGGTAGGCACGTGGGGCACCGTCGCGTCGCTCACCGGCTCGATCGCGGGGGGCCTGCTCGCGCGCCGCGTCCCGCTCCTGCGGGCGGTCGCGATCACCGCGCTGCTGCGCGCGGGCCCGGTGGCCGGGCAATGGGCGCTGGCGTGGTTCGGCCCGAGCGCGGCGGGCGTCATCGCCGTCACGACCAGCGAGCACTTCTTCGGCGGCGCGCTCACCACCGCGATGTTCGCCTTCATGATGAGCCGCGTCGATCGCACCATCGGGGCGACGCACTACACGGCCCTCGCCACCATCGAGGTGCTGGGCAAGGCCCCCGCGGGCCTCCTGAGCGGCGTGCTCGCGAGGGCGCTCGGCTACGCGGGCGTGTTCGGCGTGGCGACCGTCCTGTCGGTCGCCTTCCTCGGCCTCCTCTGGCCCGTGCGACGGGCGGTCAGCGGACCCGCACCAGCGTCCCGCGACCCTCGCTCCCCGGGATGA